A stretch of Rhodoferax potami DNA encodes these proteins:
- a CDS encoding DUF6929 family protein, which yields MPQAHPTLTPQLLRQLTLNPADHPRGVAHLSAASGLVRVGERLYVVADDEVHLGVFDSSAMHAPGALLRLLEDDLPHDKGARKKAKPDLETLALLPLLPGHAHGALLALGSGSKPQRKTAVLLPLDAQGTPLGQVDTVDLAPLYAPLRERFADLNIEGAFLLGNKLLLLQRGNKGNALSACIRYEWSHIAPWLAGLQPQPPAPHDVQTMDLGEVDGVPLSLTDGTPLDGGAWAFCAVAESTDDSYHDGACVGSAIGIVTPDGQVKLQLLAGAPKVEGIAAQAADGGWQITLVTDPDEPCTPAQMLQTHWAL from the coding sequence ATGCCCCAAGCCCACCCTACCCTTACCCCACAGCTGCTGCGCCAGCTGACGCTCAACCCCGCTGACCACCCCCGTGGTGTCGCGCATTTGAGTGCGGCCAGCGGCTTGGTGCGCGTGGGCGAGCGCCTGTATGTGGTGGCCGACGACGAGGTGCACCTGGGCGTGTTTGACAGTAGCGCCATGCACGCACCCGGCGCGCTGCTGCGCTTGCTGGAAGACGACTTGCCGCACGACAAGGGCGCGCGCAAAAAAGCCAAGCCCGACCTCGAAACCTTGGCCCTATTGCCGCTCCTCCCCGGCCACGCCCACGGGGCCTTGCTGGCCTTGGGGTCTGGCTCCAAGCCACAGCGTAAAACCGCTGTGCTGCTGCCGCTGGATGCGCAGGGAACTCCGCTTGGGCAAGTGGACACCGTCGATCTGGCGCCGCTGTATGCGCCGCTACGAGAGCGGTTTGCAGACCTGAACATCGAAGGCGCTTTCCTGCTGGGCAACAAGTTGCTCTTGCTGCAGCGGGGCAACAAGGGCAACGCCTTGAGCGCCTGCATTCGCTACGAGTGGAGCCACATTGCCCCCTGGCTGGCAGGCCTGCAGCCCCAGCCGCCCGCCCCCCACGACGTGCAGACCATGGACTTGGGCGAGGTGGACGGTGTGCCTCTGAGCCTGACCGATGGCACGCCCCTGGACGGCGGCGCCTGGGCCTTTTGCGCCGTAGCCGAAAGCACCGACGACAGCTACCACGACGGCGCCTGCGTGGGCTCCGCCATTGGTATCGTCACCCCCGACGGGCAGGTGAAGCTGCAGCTGCTGGCCGGCGCCCCCAAGGTCGAAGGCATTGCCGCCCAAGCCGCAGACGGTGGCTGGCAGATCACCCTGGTGACCGACCCCGACGAGCCCTGCACCCCCGCCCAAATGCTGCAAACGCACTGGGCGCTGTAA
- a CDS encoding HepT-like ribonuclease domain-containing protein: MAHGYFDINLEVVWDTVKSALPALKSQLDVLRAT; the protein is encoded by the coding sequence ATCGCGCACGGCTACTTCGACATCAACCTTGAAGTGGTTTGGGATACCGTCAAATCTGCACTGCCTGCCTTGAAAAGCCAGCTGGACGTTTTACGGGCTACCTAA
- a CDS encoding nucleotidyltransferase family protein, with translation MSPSQALRQHRDAVCLTAARYHVVNPRVFGSALHGDDREGSDLDLLVDPLPGTTLFDLGGLQDELQELLGVSVDVLTLKDLPIKFRDIVAREARLL, from the coding sequence ATGAGCCCCTCCCAAGCCCTCCGCCAACACCGTGATGCCGTCTGCCTTACCGCAGCGCGTTACCACGTGGTTAATCCACGGGTGTTTGGTTCGGCCCTGCACGGCGATGACCGCGAAGGCAGCGACTTGGATTTGTTGGTGGACCCACTACCGGGAACCACCTTATTCGATCTCGGTGGCCTGCAAGACGAACTGCAAGAGCTGCTGGGCGTATCGGTAGATGTGCTCACGCTCAAGGACCTGCCCATCAAATTCCGCGACATAGTGGCCCGGGAAGCGCGCCTCTTATAA
- a CDS encoding YHS domain-containing (seleno)protein — MKTLLIRCAALLLAALATIGHAAEPVSTGWMNGAAIGGKDTVSYYAPEAKTNHQVVEGSSTFTVQYLGVPWRFASKASADKFAANPAAYAPQYNGHCSNGLSLGEGLIPTSGSVWEFFDNKLHLFYAERGRQRWLNGDWKAYRQQADKAWQEILAAKR; from the coding sequence ATGAAAACCTTGCTTATCCGCTGCGCCGCATTGCTGCTGGCCGCCCTCGCCACCATAGGCCATGCCGCCGAGCCAGTGAGCACTGGCTGGATGAATGGTGCCGCCATAGGTGGCAAAGATACGGTGTCGTATTACGCACCCGAGGCCAAAACCAACCACCAGGTGGTGGAAGGCAGCAGCACGTTTACCGTGCAGTACCTGGGCGTGCCGTGGCGCTTTGCATCCAAGGCCAGCGCCGACAAGTTTGCAGCCAACCCCGCGGCCTATGCGCCGCAGTACAACGGGCATTGCTCTAACGGGCTGTCGCTAGGCGAGGGCTTGATCCCCACCAGCGGCTCGGTGTGGGAGTTTTTTGACAACAAGCTGCACTTGTTTTACGCCGAGCGCGGCCGCCAGCGCTGGCTCAATGGCGACTGGAAAGCCTATCGCCAACAAGCCGACAAGGCGTGGCAGGAAATACTGGCCGCTAAGCGGTAA
- a CDS encoding DMT family transporter, whose product MGSLFNLSLLALAMLAFAGNSLLCRVALKGGAMDAASFTTVRLVSGAITLAALVWLQRKPSAQGARTAALPGDGWSALALFVYAAGFSFAYLSMSAATGALLLFGAVQATMIAWGLYRGERLSPQQMGGFVLAVAGLVVLMLPGVAAPGLVGSAAMLGAGVAWGAYSLLGRRQPAHGGADPTAVTAGNFIRTVPMALVLSAVALPQLHITSSGLVFAFASGALTSGVGYAVWYRVLPTLQATHAATMQLSVPVIAAVGGVVLLGEAATWPMALSGCAILGGIGLVIWKKA is encoded by the coding sequence ATGGGCTCTCTGTTCAATCTGTCTCTGCTGGCGCTTGCCATGCTGGCCTTTGCGGGCAACTCTCTGTTGTGCCGCGTGGCGCTCAAGGGCGGCGCCATGGATGCGGCCAGTTTCACCACCGTGCGTTTGGTGTCTGGCGCAATCACGCTGGCCGCCTTGGTGTGGCTGCAGCGCAAACCAAGCGCGCAGGGCGCGCGCACCGCAGCGCTGCCGGGTGATGGCTGGTCGGCGCTGGCGCTATTTGTGTATGCGGCGGGGTTCTCGTTTGCCTACCTCAGCATGTCGGCGGCCACAGGGGCGCTGTTGCTGTTTGGTGCGGTGCAGGCCACAATGATCGCCTGGGGCCTGTACCGCGGGGAGCGCTTGAGCCCGCAACAGATGGGCGGCTTTGTGCTGGCGGTTGCAGGGCTTGTGGTGCTGATGTTGCCGGGCGTAGCGGCGCCGGGCTTGGTGGGCTCTGCGGCCATGCTGGGTGCCGGGGTGGCCTGGGGCGCTTATTCGCTGCTGGGCCGGCGCCAGCCCGCCCACGGTGGCGCTGACCCTACGGCGGTAACGGCAGGCAACTTCATTCGCACCGTGCCCATGGCGCTGGTGCTCAGTGCGGTGGCGCTGCCGCAGCTCCACATCACCAGCAGCGGCTTGGTGTTTGCGTTTGCCTCGGGCGCGTTGACATCGGGCGTGGGCTATGCCGTGTGGTACCGGGTGTTGCCCACCCTGCAAGCGACCCACGCCGCCACGATGCAACTCAGCGTGCCGGTGATTGCGGCTGTGGGTGGCGTGGTGCTGTTGGGCGAGGCCGCTACCTGGCCGATGGCGCTGTCGGGCTGCGCCATCTTGGGCGGCATTGGCCTTGTGATTTGGAAGAAGGCCTAA
- a CDS encoding DUF924 family protein gives MVLLINFFEHSVLDVWPPVSQDTLRFELRHKEIVDRSNRYPHRNALLGRTTTPEELAYLSELGSSFKVFRRRFCYVFSSYSRIFQVG, from the coding sequence ATGGTTCTGCTCATTAATTTTTTTGAGCATTCAGTACTAGACGTATGGCCTCCTGTATCCCAAGACACCCTGCGCTTTGAGCTACGCCACAAAGAGATCGTTGACCGCTCAAACCGCTACCCCCACCGCAACGCCCTCCTGGGCCGCACCACCACGCCCGAGGAGCTGGCTTATCTGAGCGAACTAGGGTCTTCGTTCAAGGTTTTTAGGCGGCGGTTTTGCTACGTTTTTAGTAGCTACTCGCGCATATTCCAAGTGGGCTAG
- a CDS encoding 3'-5' exonuclease — protein sequence MAIFPQGLTNIDKRCANAGERNTLHQLKRCLSDEYMVWHDVPIGPKARQPDFVLLSPRRGLLILEVKHWSWGTVENQRITKDSVELLTNNGLVTSPHPLRQARDYATELNNVLQQDPALLETEDPFKGKCRVPYGWGCVLSNIRQKQVESTDFEQLFPSHKTLLREDLDDGVDAYEFEKRLWGMFTLTFPYALSLPQRDRVRWHLFPEIRMQSTQVALDLQSDGKPMALPSLMQVMDLTQEQTARTLGEGHRVIHGAAGSGKTMILIFRAQQLAAAARADQPILVLCYNRALSQRIDAMLRERGVDERVVVRTFHAWCQDMVRAYQLDRPQTRPNTDAYYEELAATVQRALDTGLVPSGQYTALLIDEAHDFQDAWLQMSAKLVTPATNSLLVLYDDAQSIYQQKRRKFNFAKLGIKAVGTTSIFRLNYRNTAEVLALAMQCAQGIVNEKAGTDDDMQTVQPTTAGRRGPLPTLITAAHGRQEALLIAERIAAAIADGTSPGDIAVLCRIKKHMDLIEQAILHHQIGCQSMNNPAFKAFDWTAPSVKLVTLHSAKGLEFPLVFISGLDCMPWMGEPLEEELRLLYVGMTRATEKLVLTAAGSSLVVDRVKNSLEVVAAQFEAAL from the coding sequence ATGGCTATTTTTCCGCAAGGACTCACCAACATCGATAAGCGCTGCGCGAACGCCGGTGAACGCAACACACTACATCAGCTGAAACGGTGCCTGTCAGACGAATATATGGTGTGGCACGATGTTCCCATCGGGCCAAAGGCGAGGCAACCTGATTTTGTGCTCCTCAGTCCACGCCGTGGATTGCTAATTTTGGAAGTTAAACACTGGTCTTGGGGCACGGTTGAGAACCAGCGCATCACGAAAGACAGCGTGGAGCTACTCACCAACAACGGGTTGGTCACTTCTCCGCATCCGTTGCGTCAGGCTCGTGACTACGCCACTGAGCTCAACAACGTACTCCAGCAAGACCCAGCGTTGTTAGAAACAGAAGACCCTTTCAAAGGGAAGTGCCGTGTTCCCTATGGTTGGGGCTGTGTACTAAGCAACATTCGACAAAAGCAAGTCGAATCCACTGATTTTGAGCAGCTATTCCCGAGTCATAAGACCTTGTTACGAGAGGACTTGGACGATGGGGTGGATGCCTATGAGTTTGAAAAACGCTTATGGGGCATGTTCACCCTTACTTTCCCCTACGCGCTGAGCCTGCCGCAGCGTGATCGCGTGCGCTGGCATCTGTTCCCCGAAATTCGCATGCAGTCGACCCAAGTGGCGCTGGACTTGCAATCGGATGGGAAGCCGATGGCGTTGCCGAGTCTGATGCAGGTCATGGATCTTACGCAGGAGCAAACTGCACGCACCCTTGGTGAGGGGCACCGTGTGATTCATGGCGCGGCTGGCTCTGGCAAAACCATGATTTTGATTTTTAGGGCACAGCAACTTGCAGCGGCAGCACGGGCCGACCAACCAATTTTGGTGCTCTGCTACAACCGCGCGTTGTCTCAGCGCATAGACGCCATGTTGCGCGAGCGCGGCGTGGATGAGCGGGTGGTGGTACGAACCTTCCACGCTTGGTGTCAGGACATGGTGCGGGCTTATCAGCTCGACCGTCCCCAGACACGTCCCAACACGGATGCGTATTACGAAGAACTCGCTGCCACCGTTCAACGGGCACTAGACACTGGCTTGGTTCCCAGCGGCCAATACACCGCACTGCTGATAGACGAAGCCCACGACTTTCAAGATGCCTGGCTGCAAATGTCGGCCAAGCTGGTGACGCCAGCCACCAATTCACTTCTGGTTCTTTACGACGATGCCCAATCCATTTACCAGCAAAAGCGACGCAAGTTCAACTTCGCAAAGCTTGGAATCAAAGCGGTGGGGACGACCAGCATTTTCCGACTGAACTACCGCAATACTGCCGAAGTGCTGGCGTTGGCAATGCAATGCGCGCAGGGAATAGTGAATGAAAAAGCCGGCACCGATGACGACATGCAAACGGTGCAGCCCACTACTGCTGGACGACGCGGCCCACTGCCAACATTAATTACCGCTGCCCATGGTCGCCAAGAGGCGCTACTGATTGCAGAACGAATTGCAGCTGCAATCGCCGATGGCACATCGCCGGGCGACATCGCCGTGCTGTGCCGAATCAAAAAACACATGGACTTGATTGAGCAAGCAATACTGCATCACCAGATCGGCTGCCAATCTATGAACAACCCAGCCTTCAAGGCATTTGACTGGACGGCTCCCAGCGTCAAGCTGGTGACGCTACACAGCGCCAAAGGTTTGGAATTTCCATTGGTATTCATCTCTGGACTGGACTGCATGCCTTGGATGGGCGAGCCATTGGAAGAAGAGTTACGCCTGCTCTATGTGGGCATGACACGAGCCACAGAAAAGCTGGTATTGACTGCCGCAGGGAGTTCCCTTGTAGTTGACCGTGTGAAGAACTCTCTAGAGGTAGTAGCAGCGCAGTTTGAAGCTGCTTTGTAA
- a CDS encoding DUF924 family protein yields the protein MYPQPILHFWFTELTPKQHFAKDAALDEAIGTRFGATLEAAARCELFAWRATPEGRLAEVLVLDQFSRNVYRDTARAFAQDALALVLAQELVASGQDRSLPLAQRSFAYMPYMHSESALVHTQAVALFSQPGMEDTLHFDLRHKEIIDRFGRYPHRNAILGRTSTAEELAFLNEPGSSF from the coding sequence ATGTATCCCCAACCCATCCTCCACTTCTGGTTCACCGAGCTAACTCCCAAGCAGCACTTCGCCAAAGACGCTGCCTTGGACGAAGCCATCGGCACCCGCTTCGGCGCCACGCTGGAGGCTGCTGCGCGGTGTGAGCTGTTTGCCTGGCGCGCTACGCCCGAGGGGCGGCTGGCGGAGGTGTTGGTGCTGGACCAGTTCTCGCGCAATGTGTACCGCGATACCGCCCGCGCCTTTGCGCAGGACGCGCTGGCCCTGGTGCTGGCGCAAGAGCTGGTGGCCAGTGGGCAGGACCGTAGCCTGCCCCTGGCGCAGCGCAGCTTTGCCTACATGCCCTACATGCACAGCGAGTCCGCGCTAGTGCACACGCAAGCCGTGGCCTTGTTTTCGCAGCCGGGCATGGAAGACACCCTGCACTTTGATCTGCGCCACAAAGAGATCATCGACCGCTTCGGCCGCTACCCCCACCGCAATGCCATATTGGGCCGCACCTCCACTGCAGAAGAGCTGGCTTTCTTGAACGAACCGGGGTCTTCGTTCTAG
- a CDS encoding helix-turn-helix domain-containing protein: MAADIQTIATRLKQIRKTLEYSIEDVCKTIDLPIERLTQIELAQTRPTGDEVLILASLYECDFRSLIDDSVPPPGELTDILFRRYGNTFSAVDRRSIQEFLHICQIESSLEGLLGIKKTPFPAPRVGNFYKGDGQATAKKLRSHLSHKENEVPHDIYADFRSIGVHILRQRLVNSDISGLYIQDPLAGHCVLINYNEDIYRQRFSVCHEVAHSIFDSSERVMLTYETHSSKYNKAELIEIRANSFASNYLMPVHLLQRIGTLDESNIAPWAQKFRVSVSALLKALKDAKLINQGTASKLRTIRVPTSAKIDPEAPENLTDSQRARRLSLLERGLSDYFVNLCFEAHYKELISTGRLIEALRISQSDLPEIAVLFGRTVNHGF, translated from the coding sequence ATGGCCGCGGATATTCAAACAATAGCAACGCGACTTAAGCAAATACGAAAAACGCTTGAGTACTCAATTGAGGATGTCTGCAAAACCATCGATCTGCCAATTGAACGATTGACTCAGATTGAGTTGGCCCAAACACGGCCAACTGGTGATGAAGTGCTGATTCTTGCAAGTCTCTACGAATGTGATTTCCGTTCCCTGATTGATGATTCAGTACCTCCGCCAGGTGAATTGACAGACATCCTATTCAGACGATACGGAAATACGTTTTCTGCAGTTGACCGCAGATCTATTCAGGAGTTTTTGCATATCTGCCAGATTGAATCCTCCCTGGAAGGATTACTGGGTATCAAAAAGACTCCATTTCCAGCGCCTAGGGTGGGCAATTTCTACAAAGGAGATGGACAAGCTACTGCGAAGAAGCTTCGATCTCACTTAAGTCACAAAGAAAATGAAGTACCCCACGACATATACGCGGACTTCCGAAGCATTGGTGTTCACATACTGCGCCAACGGCTAGTCAACAGCGATATCTCTGGTCTTTACATTCAAGATCCGTTAGCGGGTCATTGTGTACTTATCAATTACAACGAGGATATTTACCGACAGCGCTTTTCGGTCTGTCACGAAGTTGCACATTCGATATTCGATTCGTCTGAGCGCGTGATGCTTACCTACGAAACTCACAGCTCAAAATACAACAAAGCGGAGTTGATCGAAATACGGGCAAACAGTTTTGCGTCGAACTACTTGATGCCAGTACACCTTCTGCAACGAATCGGGACACTCGACGAATCCAACATCGCCCCTTGGGCACAGAAGTTTCGAGTTAGCGTTTCTGCACTCCTTAAAGCATTGAAGGATGCGAAATTGATTAATCAGGGAACTGCATCAAAGCTTCGGACAATTCGTGTGCCGACCTCTGCCAAGATAGATCCTGAGGCGCCAGAAAACCTGACTGATAGCCAACGGGCACGACGTCTATCTTTGCTTGAGAGGGGTCTATCGGACTACTTCGTAAATTTATGTTTTGAGGCGCATTACAAGGAACTGATCAGCACTGGGCGACTAATTGAAGCACTACGAATAAGTCAGTCAGACCTTCCGGAAATTGCTGTCTTGTTCGGAAGGACTGTCAATCATGGCTTTTGA
- a CDS encoding glutamine--tRNA ligase/YqeY domain fusion protein, which produces MSTPTPANTATDTVKPSNFLRQIIESDLEKGTYAQRRWAGTPGDAAHHAAGEPDPAKIRTRFPPEPNGYLHVGHAKSICINFGLARDYGGVCHLRFDDTNPEKEDTEYVNSIIDAVKWLGFDWNGSQGDYSVAPYQASDYFDFMYRAAEALIEAGHAYVDEQTPEQMRVNRGDFGKPGVDSPFRTRTPAENLARFREMRDGKHADGSMVLRAKIDMASPNINMRDPAIYRIRRATHHNTGDTWCIYPMYTFAHPIEDALEQITHSICTLEFEDQRPFYDWLMDRLIDTGLLAAPAPKQYEFARLNLTYVITSKRKLAALVNEGKVSGWDDPRMPTIVGLRRRGYTPAAIQLFAERIGVTKSDSWIDYSTLEGCLREDLENTAHRGMAVLNPVKLVLTNWGEVFAEQGGDAYLDACSMPALPHPPEGTESPVRHFTIGKEVWIEREDFEEVPPKGYKRLFPGNKVRLKGGHVIECTGCTKDANGVITEVLATVVPDTKSGTPGADLVKVKAAITWVGVADGVSAQVRMYDRLFSDAQPDAGGKDFLESLNPNSLKVVTAIVEPSLANAQPDQKFQFERHGYFVADRMDHKADKPVFNLAVGLKDSWGK; this is translated from the coding sequence ATGAGCACCCCCACCCCCGCGAACACAGCTACCGACACCGTCAAGCCCAGCAACTTTTTGCGCCAGATCATCGAATCTGACCTCGAAAAAGGCACCTACGCCCAGCGCCGCTGGGCCGGCACCCCCGGCGACGCCGCGCACCACGCCGCTGGCGAGCCTGACCCCGCCAAAATCCGCACCCGCTTTCCCCCCGAGCCCAACGGCTACCTGCACGTAGGCCACGCCAAGAGCATCTGCATCAACTTCGGGCTGGCGCGCGACTACGGCGGCGTGTGCCACCTGCGCTTTGACGACACCAACCCCGAAAAAGAAGACACCGAATACGTCAACAGCATCATCGACGCGGTGAAGTGGCTGGGCTTTGACTGGAACGGCAGCCAGGGCGACTACAGCGTGGCCCCCTACCAGGCCAGCGACTACTTTGACTTTATGTACCGCGCCGCCGAGGCGCTGATCGAAGCCGGCCACGCCTATGTGGACGAGCAAACGCCTGAGCAAATGCGCGTGAACCGTGGCGACTTCGGCAAGCCCGGCGTGGACAGCCCTTTCCGCACCCGCACACCTGCGGAGAACCTGGCCCGCTTCCGCGAAATGCGCGATGGCAAACACGCCGATGGATCGATGGTGCTGCGCGCCAAGATCGACATGGCCAGCCCCAACATCAACATGCGCGACCCGGCCATCTACCGCATCCGCCGCGCCACGCACCACAACACGGGCGACACATGGTGCATTTACCCCATGTACACCTTTGCGCACCCGATTGAGGACGCACTGGAGCAAATCACCCACAGCATCTGCACGCTGGAGTTTGAAGACCAGCGCCCGTTTTACGACTGGCTGATGGACCGCCTCATTGATACCGGCCTGCTGGCAGCCCCCGCGCCCAAGCAATATGAATTTGCCCGCCTGAACCTCACCTATGTGATTACCAGCAAACGCAAGCTGGCCGCACTGGTGAATGAAGGCAAGGTCAGTGGCTGGGACGACCCGCGCATGCCTACCATCGTCGGCCTGCGCCGCCGTGGTTACACGCCTGCCGCCATCCAACTGTTTGCCGAGCGCATTGGCGTGACCAAGAGCGACAGCTGGATCGACTACAGCACCCTGGAAGGCTGCCTGCGCGAAGACCTGGAGAACACTGCCCACCGTGGCATGGCCGTGCTCAACCCCGTGAAGCTGGTACTGACCAACTGGGGCGAGGTGTTTGCAGAGCAAGGTGGCGACGCGTATCTGGACGCGTGCAGCATGCCCGCCCTGCCCCACCCGCCCGAGGGAACCGAATCACCGGTGCGCCACTTCACCATCGGCAAAGAGGTGTGGATCGAGCGCGAAGACTTTGAAGAAGTGCCCCCCAAGGGCTACAAGCGCCTGTTCCCCGGCAACAAGGTGCGCCTGAAGGGCGGACACGTGATCGAGTGCACCGGCTGCACCAAAGATGCCAATGGCGTCATTACCGAAGTGCTGGCCACCGTGGTGCCCGACACCAAGAGCGGCACCCCCGGCGCCGACCTGGTGAAGGTGAAAGCTGCCATCACCTGGGTGGGCGTGGCCGACGGCGTGTCGGCGCAAGTGCGCATGTACGACCGCCTGTTCAGCGACGCCCAGCCCGACGCGGGCGGCAAAGACTTCCTGGAAAGCCTGAACCCCAACAGCCTGAAGGTGGTGACCGCCATCGTGGAGCCGTCACTGGCCAACGCGCAGCCCGACCAGAAGTTCCAGTTTGAACGCCACGGCTACTTTGTGGCCGACCGCATGGACCACAAGGCGGACAAGCCGGTGTTTAACTTGGCGGTGGGGTTGAAGGATAGTTGGGGGAAGTGA
- a CDS encoding sensor domain-containing diguanylate cyclase: MADSKGIAVSSYFAEDLARLYEQSPLHVVLYDPQDMVRYANPSHCIDFAMARDVPISWSDMMRHSYANKVGAAIQTDDIEAWLISAKARRGKLPFRCFEADLRSGQWMYITETMDEQGWMLSVGFDITALRTNDRSLRQARDGALRAAQVDALTGVSSRAHVLEQLDLRLNQLRGNQQPCGLVLLDLDYFKKINDTYGHNAGDEVLQRFARLVVSSLGRNDGFGRIGGEEFLLLFPQATPAEMEAKVQAILELVRESSPLPEVPRFHHTCSAGLTMLDPALSSIENMRNADRALYAAKAAGRDRLMWA, encoded by the coding sequence ATGGCTGACTCCAAAGGCATTGCTGTGAGCTCGTATTTCGCGGAAGACCTGGCTCGCCTGTACGAGCAGTCGCCCCTGCATGTGGTGTTGTACGACCCGCAAGACATGGTGCGCTACGCGAACCCGTCGCACTGCATTGACTTTGCCATGGCGCGGGATGTGCCGATCTCGTGGTCCGACATGATGCGCCACAGCTATGCCAACAAGGTAGGCGCCGCTATCCAGACCGACGACATCGAGGCGTGGCTGATCTCTGCCAAGGCGCGGCGGGGCAAGCTGCCGTTTCGCTGTTTTGAGGCCGACCTGCGCAGCGGCCAGTGGATGTACATCACCGAAACCATGGACGAGCAGGGCTGGATGTTGAGCGTGGGCTTTGACATTACGGCCCTGCGCACCAACGACCGCTCGTTGCGCCAGGCGCGCGATGGCGCTTTGCGGGCCGCCCAGGTGGACGCACTCACCGGCGTGAGCAGCCGTGCCCATGTGCTCGAGCAGCTTGATTTGCGGCTCAACCAGTTGCGCGGCAACCAGCAGCCTTGCGGTTTGGTGCTGCTGGACCTGGATTACTTTAAAAAAATCAACGACACCTATGGCCACAACGCGGGGGACGAGGTCTTGCAGCGCTTTGCCCGCCTGGTGGTGAGCTCGCTAGGGCGCAACGACGGGTTTGGCCGTATCGGGGGCGAGGAGTTTTTGCTGCTATTCCCCCAAGCCACCCCTGCTGAAATGGAGGCCAAGGTGCAAGCCATCCTGGAGCTGGTGCGCGAGTCGTCGCCCTTGCCCGAGGTGCCGCGCTTTCACCACACCTGCTCTGCTGGCCTGACCATGCTGGACCCTGCCCTGAGCAGCATTGAAAACATGCGCAATGCAGACCGCGCGCTCTACGCCGCCAAGGCCGCAGGCCGTGACCGGCTGATGTGGGCCTGA
- a CDS encoding glutaminase, giving the protein MHTLTTALAQINTEARALFGQGKVADYIPALAQVPPRQFGMAVALVDGSTFHVGDAHTPFSLQSITKLFTFVLALKAIGEDLWKRVGREPSGAAFNSMVQLETEHGIPRNPFINAGALVITDILTTRYAHLDYALLGALRRLTDDPDLSWNAAVAKSERDTAHRNMAMAYFMKSHGNFANAPELVLDNYCRQCATEMNCAQLAQATMFLANAGRDLGRDGRPDEQFLSPDEARRVNALLLTCGAYDAAGDFAYRIGLPVKTGVGGGIVAIAPGVGTVAVWAPELDAKGNSVLGAFALERLVQLTGWNHT; this is encoded by the coding sequence ATGCACACCCTCACCACCGCCCTGGCCCAAATCAACACCGAAGCCCGCGCCCTGTTTGGCCAAGGCAAGGTGGCCGACTACATTCCCGCGCTAGCCCAAGTGCCGCCACGGCAGTTTGGTATGGCGGTGGCGCTGGTAGACGGCAGCACGTTTCATGTGGGCGATGCGCACACCCCGTTCTCGCTGCAGAGCATTACCAAGCTGTTTACTTTTGTGCTGGCGCTCAAGGCCATCGGCGAAGACCTGTGGAAGCGCGTAGGCCGCGAGCCTTCGGGCGCGGCGTTTAACTCGATGGTGCAGCTGGAAACCGAACACGGCATTCCGCGCAACCCCTTTATCAATGCCGGCGCATTGGTAATTACCGACATCCTCACCACCCGCTACGCCCACCTCGACTACGCACTCTTGGGCGCTCTGCGCCGCCTGACCGACGACCCCGACCTGAGCTGGAACGCAGCTGTCGCCAAGAGCGAGCGCGACACCGCCCACCGCAACATGGCCATGGCCTACTTCATGAAAAGCCACGGCAACTTTGCCAACGCGCCCGAGCTGGTGCTCGACAACTACTGCCGCCAGTGCGCCACCGAGATGAACTGCGCCCAGCTCGCCCAAGCCACCATGTTTTTAGCCAACGCGGGCCGTGACCTCGGCCGCGACGGCCGCCCGGACGAGCAGTTTTTAAGCCCCGACGAGGCCCGCCGCGTCAACGCACTGCTGCTCACCTGCGGCGCCTATGACGCCGCTGGCGACTTTGCCTACCGCATCGGCTTGCCGGTCAAAACCGGCGTGGGCGGCGGCATTGTGGCCATTGCCCCTGGAGTGGGCACGGTGGCGGTATGGGCGCCCGAGCTGGACGCCAAAGGCAACTCGGTGCTGGGCGCTTTTGCACTGGAGCGCTTGGTGCAGCTCACCGGCTGGAACCACACCTGA